The window TTCATTTTGGTAGGAATTAGAAAAGATATAGTAAAGAATACGAAACCTACAGATTTTTTTGACTCAATAAGAAGCGAAAGAAAAAAATTCCTAATAAACAAAGGTATTGGTTTAACAAATAGTTTGGAAGATGCAATATCAGATTTATTAAGAATTAATGAGACTATGTCACCTGATACAGCCTCTTTTAAAGCTGGTTTATACAATAGACCTAAGTCAGAATATCAAAAATTATTAAAAGGAAACTATTCAGAAAAAATTCCTGATAGTCACAGATTTGCAAAACACAATCCTTCTACAATAGAAAAGTTTGAGTACATACTTGAAAATGCAGATAAAAATAAAACACTATCAGATGAAATAAAAGAAAAATTTAATCTTAAAAAAAGAACAATAATTCCATTATCTGGAACTACTCCTACTCCAACCATAACGACTTTACCAGATGATTATGTGCATTATTGTGAACCTAGAATTTTTACCGTTCGTGAGTATGCAAGGATACAATCATTTGACGATTGGTATGAGTTTAAAGGAAAATACACAACTGGTGGAAAAAGAAGAACACAAGAGGTTCCGCGTTATTCACAAATTGGTAATGCAATCCCTCCTTTATTCGGTGAACAAGCTGGTATAACAATTAATAATCTTATCTAGCATGCAGAAACCTCTTCAATTTAAAGTTAGTTCTGCGTTAAAAAATATAATTGGTAGAGACTTAATCACTGATGACTTTATAGCTGTTTTTGAATTAGTAAAAAATTCTTATGATGCTCACGCTACAAGAGTTGATGTGATTTTTCAAGATATCTATACTGAAAAAGGAAAGATCATAATTAAAGACAATGGCAAAGGAATGGGTTATCAAGACTTACTTGATAAATGGCTATTCGTTGCTCGTTCCTCTAAAAAAGAAGGAGACGAAGAAGATAGTTACAAAAATTTTAGAGATAAGATAAAAGTAAAAAGAGCTTATGCTGGTGCGAAAGGAATTGGTAGGTTCTCTTGTGATAGACTCGGGAGTGAACTATACCTTGAAACAATTAAAGATGAGGAAAATGCTAAAACTGAAGCTTTAATAACTGATTGGAATAAATTTGAAGAAGACAGCAATAATGAATTTGTAAATGTGAGTGTTTTGCACGAAACATTAAAGGTTAGTTCCTACGGAATTAATAAGGGAACTGTACTAGAGATTTCAAATCTTCATAGTGTATGGGATAGGTATAAATTTGAAAGATTAAAAGATTCACTTGCAAGACTAATCAACCCTTCAACTATTCAAGATGATGATTCCTTTAAAATTTTTCTATCTGTTGAAGATGAAAAGGAAGGAGATTTAAAGCAAAAAAAGAAAAATAGCAAACTGTTTGAAAAAGGTAAATTAGACGAATCAGAAATTGACTATTTCCATATCATTAATGGTGAAATTAAAAACCCAATTTTTGAGACTTTACAATTAAAAACTAGTTATATAGAATCAGATATTCAAAAAGACAATATTATAACTACTTTATTTGAAGGAGGACAATTGGTTTATAAAGTAGTTGAAAAAAATCCATTCATGGATTTAACTAATATTCATTATTCAATTTATTTTTTAAATCATTCTGCTAAGCTAACATTTGCAAGAAGAATGGGTGTAGACTCAGTAGAATATGGTCATATTTTCGTTTATAAGAATGGGCTAAGGGTTTATCCCTATGGCGAAAGAGGAGAAGACCCTTTTAAAATGGATAATAGGAAGGCTCAAGGATACAGCAGGTACCTAGGCACTAGAGAAGTTCTAGGTTATATTTCTATCAATGGAGAAAATAATAACCTTAGAGAAACTTCAAGTCGTGGAGATGGTTTTATAAGAACCAAATCTTACGAAAATTTGGAAACTCAGTTCTATGAAACACTTAAAAAACTAGAAAAGTATACTATTGAAATTACAGATTGGGGGAATTTTTTATCTGAGAGTGATTATATTAATATTAACGAATCTTTTATCAAAAACGAGGGAAAAGACAATGAAAGAGATTTTAATGTAAATGATAATTTAAGCAAACTAATTTTAAGCTTAACAAATTCTAAATCTGTTGTTAGTTTTGAAATTGCTCCAAATATTTTAAGCCTTTTAGATTCAAAAAGTAAGGATTCAGCAGAAGGAGTATTAAAAAGTATCTCAGATTCTTTAGATGAAAATGATTTTGATAAAAACGAAGTCAAAAAAACCATTAAAAGTGTAGAGAAAAAACTTTCTGATTTAAAGAAAAGCAAAGAAGAAGCAGAGGAAGAAGCTCTTGAAAAGCATATTGAAAATGAAGGTCTTAAAGCTGAATTAAATACAGAAATTGCGAATCGTTTGTTTAGCGATTCTGTTATAGGAAGAGAGAAAAAAGACCTATTAAGCCTTCAACATCAAATAACACATACAGCGAATAATATTTCTTGGTCACTAGACAAACTAACCGAACTAATTGAAAATGAAGAGTCAAAAGATAAACTTTTGAATCGTGTTCAGAATATTAGTTTAGAGGTACAAAAGATTGTTAGTTCTTCGAGATTTGTCACAAAAGCTAATTTTAGTACTGAAGCTAGTCGGATTACTGAAGACATAGTTAGTTTCATAAATCATTATATTGAAAAAATATATGTCCCTAATGATTCTTACATACATTCTAGAAATCAAATAGAAATAAATATTAAAACTCCTAAAAGTATTAAAAAAGTAATGAGTTTTAGACCACTTGAAATCACAGTATTACTTGATAATTTATTTGTAAATTCAAGAAAGGCAGATGCTACTAGAATTGATTTAACTTGGAGTAAAACTAAAGATAATCTATTATTAAATTTTAAAGATTATGGTAATGGAATACCTGATGAAATTTTGAATAAAATTTTCAATTTTAAATTCAGTACAACTGATGGTTCTGGTATCGGCTTATATCACACTAGAAAAATTCTAAAAAAATATAACGGAACCATTATTGCCTTAGAAAATATCTCAGATGGTGCTGAATTTCAAATAAAATTACCAATATGAAAATAGATTACAAAGTTATATGGATTGACGATAAATTTGAAGAAGAAGAAAGTCCGTTCACAGACATTAAAGATTATTTGGTTGATTATTTAAAAACAGAACACTATTTCCAAGTAGATATTAAAACATTTGAAAATGTCGAAAATTTCAAGAAAGCCGTATTAAAAGATAATTTTGATTTAATAATCACCGATTATCATTTGAATGATGGTAAATTGGGGAGTGAAGTGATTGATTTCATTAGAAGAGAAAACAATATTGCTACTGAAATATTCTTCTATTCTGCGAAACAAGATTTAGGGGTTGACACCAAGTTAATTAACAATAATAGAGTCACATTCTATACTTTAACTGGCAATAGTTATAGGGATTTGCGTAGTGAAATTAAAAACTTAATTGATTTAACATTGAGAAAATTCAACCATATTGTAGCTATGAGAGGGATGATAATGCACGAAACCAGTAATCTAGATGAAAAAACTCTTGATATTGTTGGTAAATATTTTGAAAGAAAAACAGATCAAGATATTATTGATGCTTTATTTGGAGAAATAATTTCTTTTCACAAAAGAAAGTTAGGTGAAGCAGAAAACTTTAAAAAGAATTCAAGATTAGATAAGATTATTGGAGACCCAGTCTCATTTTCTGCTTTCCAAAGAGCAAATACTTTATCTAATATTATCGATAAGGAAGGTCTCGTGAATTTTATTGCTGACTATAAAAAGGAAATTCTATTAGTTAGGAATCAATTTGCACACGCAATATTAGATGAAGAAAAACAAGTATTTAGAACCAAAAAAGGTGAAGAGTTTAATGAAGACCTTTGTAAAAAAATTAGAAAAGACATTAACATACATATTGATAACATAAATGATTTAAGTTCACAATTAAAAGCCAACGCGTAAAGCCATACACATTTGCAATTCACTACAGCCAACTCTACGCCAAAAATTGCAAAAGAGTATGTCTTGCCGACGCTAACATTTGAACTAAAAAAAATACATCGGATAACCGAGTTTGACTGACAATCTGAACGTGGAAAGCACTATGCACAACAAAGTACTATGGTAAAAAATAAGTAAATCCTACTTTAAAATATCAGTAAAGAACTTCTGTTTAAATCTAGATAAATAATTAGGATTTCACTTTCGCGAAAGCGAAATTATAGGAATACAAAAAACCACTGCGCAAACAGTGGTTTTTAAATTTTATAAATGCTGGCAAGGACTAATCCAAAATATTAATAGCCTTAACATTTACAAATTCCTTTATACCAAAACCACCATGTTCTCTACCAAAACCTGAATCTTTCACTCCACCGAATGGCATATCTACTTGAGCAAGTCCAAACGAATTGATAAACACCATTCCTGTATCAAAATGATCTTGTGCTAATTGTATGGCTTTATCCTCATTTTTAGAGAAGATTCCGCCACCTAAACCGAAACGGCTATCGTTTGCAATGCGCATGGCATCTTCTTGATCTTTAGCTTTAATTAAGGAAGCTACTGGCCCAAAAAGCTCGTCGTCATAAGCTGGTTGTCCCGGTTTTACATTGCCCAAAACCGTAGATGGATAATAGTAACCATCACCATCTGGTAGCTGCCCACCACATAATATTTCGGCTCCTTTTTCTACACTTTCCTCCACTTGATTGTGTAATTTCTCTCTTAAATCTTTGCGAGCCATAGGACCTAACTGTGAAGTCTCATCCATTGGATCTCCATGTTTAATATTGCTCATGCGTTCTACAAATCCTTTCTTGAATTCTTCGTAAACTGCATCTACTACGATAAAACGTTTTGCTGCAACACAGGTCTCTCCGTTATTATAGATACGACCTCTTGTGCAAGTTTTTACAGCGTGATCAATATCGGCATCTTCTAATACTATGTAAGCATCATTACTACCTAGTTCTAAAACCGTTTTCTTAATGTTTTTACCAGCTTGCTCACCTATTTTTCTTCCTGCTCCAGCACTACCAGTAAATGTAACTCCACGAACTAAATCATGTTCGATAACTTTTTCACTCGTATCATGATCTATAATTAATACATTAAATAGATCTTTAGGTAGACCAGCTTCTTCATAAATCTCTTTGAGCTTAAGAGCAGATCCCGTAACATTCTCAGCATGTTTTAATAGGATTCCGTTACCTGCCATAAGATTTACGATAGAATAACGCACCACTTGATATGCAGGGAAGTTCCATGGTTGGATTCCATAAATGACTCCTAGCGGTGAATAAGTTACTATTCCTTTACCTCCATCTTGAAGGTCTACATTTTCGTTAGCCAATTCTTTAGGACCGGTTGCTGCTGTATACTCACAAATACCAGCGCAAAGATCCAATTCTTGTTTACCATGTTTAAATAATTTACCCATTTCTTGGGTCATTAACTCGGCAAACTCATCTTTATGCTCTTTAAATTTCTCTCCTATCTTTTTAATAATGTCACCTCTTTTCTCAATAGGTAAAGCTTTCCATTCTTTAAATGCCTTATGACAGTTTTCTATTTCGGTCATGGTTTGCTCCTGAGACATTAAATCATAAGATTTAATTTCTTGCTCGGTTGCTGGATTGATAGTTGTTATCTGGTTGCTCATAATATTTTTTATTTGAATATAGGCACATCATCGACGCCTTACCGTTAATTATATAAGAAGAGTTGAGTATCTATAAATTATTTAACTTGCTCTTATACAACTATTAACAATTAAGCAATACAATCGTTAAATAATTAGATCGCAATTTAATTCCATCAATAGGAATGTGGATAAAAGTCCATCCTAATTTCAAGAATTTTAGATAATACGATTGTTGAAATAATCTAATAGGTATTTTTTGTTACCTTTAATTACTTGATTTACAGCTTTTATTATTTTAAAAACACTTGACATGTTTAAAAACACCTTAACCTTCATCTTATTACTTTTTACTTTTTCAACTATTTCTGGTCAGAATTTAGAAGAGCTGAAAAAAACCGCGTTACGGGATTGTAAAATAACGGTACAATCTACCTTAAATGAAGATTTTAAAACACTTTTAAAATATACTCATCCAGCAATACTAGAAGCTGCTGGTGGAGCTTCTGTTATGGAAGAGTACTTAAAAACTACATTTGCTCAAATGAAAGAAGGAGGCTTTAAATATGTAAAATGTGAAACTCAATTTGTATCAGATGTTGTTCAAGAACAAGGAGAGTACCGTTGTTATCTTAGAGTGTACAATGAAATGATAATGAATAATAAAAGAATAAAATCAAATTCTCACATGTTAGGGTTCTATCTGGAAGATGCAAAAAAGTGGGTTTTTGTAGAAGCAAAAGAAATGAAAGAGAATGGCTCTATCATCAATTATTTTCCTGATTTTAAAACCAACTTAAAGATTCCTGAAAACACAATGGAAATTGTCGATGAATAAAAATACTTGACCTTTTTTTACTATTAGTTATAGATAGGATTGGAATTGATCTCGCTTTCGCGAAAGCGGGACCAAAATTATCTACACGATCCTTTTTTACTTAGAAGCCAACAAAATTTATAGTGTCTTAAAATTCAAATACCTTTCCATCCATAGCAAGCTCTGTTTTTTCAAAAACTTCCTGAGCCTCTTTCCTAAACAATTCATAATCACCATAACGAGAGGAATAGTGACCTAATATAAGAGTTCCTACAGTTGCTTTTTTAGCAATTTTTGCAGCCTGCTCTGCTGTGCTGTGTTTTGTTTTCTCGCATAAATGCTCGTGCGATTTAAGAAAAGTACTCTCATGGTATAACGCTGTAACATCAGTAATTTGTGGTACAATATCTTCTTTATAAACCGTATCGCTACAAAATGCATAACTTTTAGGTTGATCGCCATCCGTCGTGAGTTCGGTATTTGGAATTACTTCACCGTTCTCCTTTACATAATCGTGACCTTGCTTGATTTTGCGATAATAAGCTTTCTCGATTTCATATTCTTGACAGGCTACAATATCTAAATGCCTATCGCCAGGTTTTTCCTGAAAAAGAAATCCATGAGTAAATATGCGGTGTTCTAGCGGTATAGTCGTTACTTGTAATGAATCATCCTCTAAAAGTATTTGTGGAGTGTTGATCTCGCTTTCGCGAAAGCGTAAACTAAAAGATGTGTAAACACCAGCCAATTTTAACTGAATTAGTATAAGTTCTTTGATGCCTTTGGGACCGTAGATCGTTAAATCAGCATCACGACTCAATAGACAGAATGTTGAAATTAACCCAATCAGGCCGTAAACGTGATCGCCATGTAAATGCGAGATAAAAATGTGCTTGATGCGAGCAAACTTCACTCTATTTTTACGTAAAGCCATTTGCGTGCCTTCACCACAATCTATCAGAAATAAATGTCCTTTCATTTCTAAAATTTGAGCGGTAGGTCTCGCATTATCTCGAGGCGTTGCACTATGACAACCAAGTATAGTTAGTTTCAAAGAATGTAGGTTTGGATTATAAAGTACGGTTAGAATAGGTGTTTAAAATTTGACTTTAAAAGCCTAATTCTCGTTCCATATCTTCCATAGAAATAACATCTGTTGCCTCATGCACCGTAGGCACAACAAGTAATTCATCAGGGATTTCATCTCTTGATAACGCCGTGTTTACTAATACAAAAGACTGTTTTGTAGCTCGATGTTTATTGCTCAACTCAAGAAATGAAATAAGATCCATCAAGGAAGCTTCTTCATACTTTAGTAAGTCCACGATCAAATTCTTACCTTTAAATTGATCATAAATACGAGATAAAAAAGATGCGAAATCTTGAATATCGTCTTTTTCGTCTTTTAACAGCGTATAGTTATCGTGTTGTTCACTAATCATTTCTTCTAATTTTTGCGGCTATTAAATATAAAACTGCCATTCTTATAGCAACACCGTTTTCTACCTGATTAAGAATAATTGCTTGATCAGAATCGGCTACATCGCTTGTAATTTCTACACCTCTGTTAATAGGTCCTGGATGCATGATTACGATATCTTTGTTGAGACTATTCAACAATTCCATATTTACTCCATATTGCTGCACATACTCTCGTACGCTAGGAAAATAGGAAATATCCATACGCTCATTTTGCACACGTAACATATTTGCTACGTCACACCATTCCAAAGCTTTTTTAAGATTGAGTTCCACCTTGACACCCAAAGATTCTATATGTTTAGGTAATAGCGTTGCTGGTCCACAAACCATGACTTCTGCCCCTAATTTTTTGAGGCAGTAAATATTTGATAAGGCTACGCGGCTGTGTAAAATATCACCAACGATCACTACTTTCTTACCTTTTAAGTCACCCAGCTTTTCTCTAATGGAATAACTATCTAGTAAAGCTTGAGTAGGATGTTCATGAGCTCCATCTCCTGCGTTTACTATTCTTGCATCCACGTGTTTAGAAAGAAACACTCCAGCTCCAGGATGTGGATGACGCATTACTACTAGATCTACCTTCATGGCTAAAATATTATTGACCGTGTCGACTAATGTTTCTCCTTTTTTGACAGAGCTTTGAGCAGCGCTAAAATTGATAACATCTGCACTGAGACGCTTTTCTGCAAGTTCAAAGGATAATTTAGTTCTAGTAGAATTCTCAAAAAAGAGGTTTGCTATGGTGATGTCTCTAAGTGAAGGTACTTTTTTTATGGGTCTATTAATAACCTCCTTAAACTGATCGGCAGTTTTGTGAATTAAATGAATATCATCTACGGTGAGGTATTTAATTCCTAAAAGATTATCAACGCTCAATTCACTCATGAGTCTGTATTTTTTAAAAGATAAACTGCGTCTTCACCTCCATTTTCTTTCCACAACACCTTTACTTTTTGATTATTGATAGCATCTACTTGTCTACCATTATAATCTGGCTGAATAGGTAAATGCCTGGAGAACCTTCTATCTATAAGGGTTAACAACTCTATTGTGTCTGGCCTACCGAAGGATTGTAAAGCAGTTAAAGCTGCACGAATACTTCTTCCTGTATATAAAACATCATCTACAATAACGACGCGCTTATTCTCAACGAGGAAATTAATTTCGGTAGAGTTTGCTTTAAGCGGTTCTTCATTCCTTCTAAAATCATCTCTGTAAAAAGTGATATCCAACAAACCTGTTTCTAAGTTCTTGATCTTATAAGAGTTTTGTAGAATAACAGTTAATCGTTGTAATAAAAAACTACCTCTAGGTTGCAGTCCTATTAATGCTGTATTTTCAAAAGAATCGTGATTTTCAATTAATTGACAAGCTAGTCTATGAAGTATAATTTCTAGAGCTGCGGCATCGAGAAGTAATTTTTGACTCATTAATCCTATTTATGTTTTTAAAAAAGGTATTAACTTTAATTGTGCTTTCAGAGCAAAGATAAGTATTTTGCTTTGCGATAATCATGAATCATCTATTTAATGAAATTAAAAAGACTTTGTAGAATATTTCTTATCCTATTGCCCATAATTATGATTTCCTGGCAAGTTTATGCAAGTAACTTTCAGAATCTTACAAGATGGAAAGGCTGTGGTTATGGCATGTACACGGACAGTCATGGAGAATACCGCGCTATTGTTTACCGATTAAAAGGCACAGATTCTCTACTTCAGGTCTTCCCTTTAAAAAAAGAAGCTTACCATAAACTTAGTGAAGATGATCAATCTCTTTATTTTAATTCTGGAAAAACTCTAAGAGTGGCAAGTTTCTATCCAGAGTGGTATGAGGAAGATTTGA is drawn from Nonlabens dokdonensis DSW-6 and contains these coding sequences:
- a CDS encoding DNA cytosine methyltransferase, with the translated sequence MSEKKTYIDLFAGCGGLSLGLYNSGLWKGLFAIEKSPDAFETFNYNLIEKNNHFDWPNWLPKSNHDINAIIKNYPNELKSLRGKIDMVAGGPPCQGFSTAGKRNENDLRNKLIKSYIRFIRKVQPKVIFFENVKGFTQKFDKNKIQGKVYSEYVKSALGYTPKDKKYLGYKVEGRLVDFSEYGVPQKRTRFILVGIRKDIVKNTKPTDFFDSIRSERKKFLINKGIGLTNSLEDAISDLLRINETMSPDTASFKAGLYNRPKSEYQKLLKGNYSEKIPDSHRFAKHNPSTIEKFEYILENADKNKTLSDEIKEKFNLKKRTIIPLSGTTPTPTITTLPDDYVHYCEPRIFTVREYARIQSFDDWYEFKGKYTTGGKRRTQEVPRYSQIGNAIPPLFGEQAGITINNLI
- a CDS encoding ATP-binding protein, producing MQKPLQFKVSSALKNIIGRDLITDDFIAVFELVKNSYDAHATRVDVIFQDIYTEKGKIIIKDNGKGMGYQDLLDKWLFVARSSKKEGDEEDSYKNFRDKIKVKRAYAGAKGIGRFSCDRLGSELYLETIKDEENAKTEALITDWNKFEEDSNNEFVNVSVLHETLKVSSYGINKGTVLEISNLHSVWDRYKFERLKDSLARLINPSTIQDDDSFKIFLSVEDEKEGDLKQKKKNSKLFEKGKLDESEIDYFHIINGEIKNPIFETLQLKTSYIESDIQKDNIITTLFEGGQLVYKVVEKNPFMDLTNIHYSIYFLNHSAKLTFARRMGVDSVEYGHIFVYKNGLRVYPYGERGEDPFKMDNRKAQGYSRYLGTREVLGYISINGENNNLRETSSRGDGFIRTKSYENLETQFYETLKKLEKYTIEITDWGNFLSESDYININESFIKNEGKDNERDFNVNDNLSKLILSLTNSKSVVSFEIAPNILSLLDSKSKDSAEGVLKSISDSLDENDFDKNEVKKTIKSVEKKLSDLKKSKEEAEEEALEKHIENEGLKAELNTEIANRLFSDSVIGREKKDLLSLQHQITHTANNISWSLDKLTELIENEESKDKLLNRVQNISLEVQKIVSSSRFVTKANFSTEASRITEDIVSFINHYIEKIYVPNDSYIHSRNQIEINIKTPKSIKKVMSFRPLEITVLLDNLFVNSRKADATRIDLTWSKTKDNLLLNFKDYGNGIPDEILNKIFNFKFSTTDGSGIGLYHTRKILKKYNGTIIALENISDGAEFQIKLPI
- a CDS encoding response regulator, yielding MKIDYKVIWIDDKFEEEESPFTDIKDYLVDYLKTEHYFQVDIKTFENVENFKKAVLKDNFDLIITDYHLNDGKLGSEVIDFIRRENNIATEIFFYSAKQDLGVDTKLINNNRVTFYTLTGNSYRDLRSEIKNLIDLTLRKFNHIVAMRGMIMHETSNLDEKTLDIVGKYFERKTDQDIIDALFGEIISFHKRKLGEAENFKKNSRLDKIIGDPVSFSAFQRANTLSNIIDKEGLVNFIADYKKEILLVRNQFAHAILDEEKQVFRTKKGEEFNEDLCKKIRKDINIHIDNINDLSSQLKANA
- a CDS encoding NAD-dependent succinate-semialdehyde dehydrogenase encodes the protein MSNQITTINPATEQEIKSYDLMSQEQTMTEIENCHKAFKEWKALPIEKRGDIIKKIGEKFKEHKDEFAELMTQEMGKLFKHGKQELDLCAGICEYTAATGPKELANENVDLQDGGKGIVTYSPLGVIYGIQPWNFPAYQVVRYSIVNLMAGNGILLKHAENVTGSALKLKEIYEEAGLPKDLFNVLIIDHDTSEKVIEHDLVRGVTFTGSAGAGRKIGEQAGKNIKKTVLELGSNDAYIVLEDADIDHAVKTCTRGRIYNNGETCVAAKRFIVVDAVYEEFKKGFVERMSNIKHGDPMDETSQLGPMARKDLREKLHNQVEESVEKGAEILCGGQLPDGDGYYYPSTVLGNVKPGQPAYDDELFGPVASLIKAKDQEDAMRIANDSRFGLGGGIFSKNEDKAIQLAQDHFDTGMVFINSFGLAQVDMPFGGVKDSGFGREHGGFGIKEFVNVKAINILD
- a CDS encoding ribonuclease Z; protein product: MKLTILGCHSATPRDNARPTAQILEMKGHLFLIDCGEGTQMALRKNRVKFARIKHIFISHLHGDHVYGLIGLISTFCLLSRDADLTIYGPKGIKELILIQLKLAGVYTSFSLRFRESEINTPQILLEDDSLQVTTIPLEHRIFTHGFLFQEKPGDRHLDIVACQEYEIEKAYYRKIKQGHDYVKENGEVIPNTELTTDGDQPKSYAFCSDTVYKEDIVPQITDVTALYHESTFLKSHEHLCEKTKHSTAEQAAKIAKKATVGTLILGHYSSRYGDYELFRKEAQEVFEKTELAMDGKVFEF
- a CDS encoding aspartate carbamoyltransferase catalytic subunit — its product is MSELSVDNLLGIKYLTVDDIHLIHKTADQFKEVINRPIKKVPSLRDITIANLFFENSTRTKLSFELAEKRLSADVINFSAAQSSVKKGETLVDTVNNILAMKVDLVVMRHPHPGAGVFLSKHVDARIVNAGDGAHEHPTQALLDSYSIREKLGDLKGKKVVIVGDILHSRVALSNIYCLKKLGAEVMVCGPATLLPKHIESLGVKVELNLKKALEWCDVANMLRVQNERMDISYFPSVREYVQQYGVNMELLNSLNKDIVIMHPGPINRGVEITSDVADSDQAIILNQVENGVAIRMAVLYLIAAKIRRND
- the pyrR gene encoding bifunctional pyr operon transcriptional regulator/uracil phosphoribosyltransferase PyrR, which translates into the protein MSQKLLLDAAALEIILHRLACQLIENHDSFENTALIGLQPRGSFLLQRLTVILQNSYKIKNLETGLLDITFYRDDFRRNEEPLKANSTEINFLVENKRVVIVDDVLYTGRSIRAALTALQSFGRPDTIELLTLIDRRFSRHLPIQPDYNGRQVDAINNQKVKVLWKENGGEDAVYLLKNTDS